The stretch of DNA TTACTATCAGCTACTGACTACTTATCATAGTAAAGACTGACCTCAGAAGACAGCAGCAGGTTCTTGATGGACTCAGAGTTCTTCAGGAGCTGGATCTCCTCCACCATATGGACCTCTCCGCCAAACACCACTGACTTGTGCAGGACTCCCTTATCTAAAGATGATAATGGAAAAATATCAATCATTCAGTCAAGCCAAAAGCCAGAATTTAACCTTTTTAGAATAATGTGATTGGGGAAGTCGTGATATATATCAAATCCAATAAAGTATAACTGTGGTGCAGGGTGTTTTTTCATAATGAAGAACTTTCTACTTGTAAAATGTGTCTTATCTTACCTTAATAAGTTTAATTTTACTTAACTGTACTAGTGGAGGGAATTGTACAGCTTTATTATCTGGAAAGATTCATGCACACAagtttccagttttttttaagtacagCTAGCTAAGACTAATGCAGTCTGCAACAAATTCTACTTTCATGAAAGTTATCAGATTTAGAGATGTGTTTCACATGAACAAACAttatggtcatttttgaggctgtagtttgtggcgCTGTTGAACTGAACTACTCTCATTCATATAAATGGgtggataaaatattaaaaatattataaacttCATGAACATGCAGAGCTTCGGTAGACTGCATTAGTCTTAGTTAcatgtacctaataaactgaaACCTGGGTGTATATCAGATTGGGACACTCTACTagcagatatttaaaatcaaatgaCTCTAATCAGTATCAAGGGTTAATTAACTGGACATGGACATCCctaattataacattttttttcttatcacaTAAGTGCTAACTATTGCCACGTAACCGTGTTGTTACCTGTTCCAGTAAAAATGACATCATAGATGTTATTGTCGAGCGCACGGACCCTCTCCACCACGATCTGTGTGTAGTTGACGTCTTTGGTGATGAGGCGAGGCCCATTGCCGATGGGCAGGACAGGATCCTCCAGCAGGGGGTGGTCCTTAACAAACTGCAGGGTCTTGTCTGGCAGGTGGAGAGAACTGCTAATGTTCTGCTGCCGCATGGGGTTGTTGATACACTTgtagagaaggaagaagagattTATTGTAAGACAGTAAACtgattttacagtgtaattttagACATGTTATTCcttctttttattgtattttttccagGTCAGTATTATAAATAGTCAAAGTATTTCTCAGCTCTAAAATATCACACAAAGTTTGCACAAACTTCTATACAATGCTggctaatgtgtgtgtttaagataCTTACTGCTCCAGGACGTGGAGACGGAGTGATGCCGTTGTACCGGACCCACTTGGTGTGAGACTGCTCCACTGTGGCCTTCTGCATGTACTTGCCCTTGGAGAAAACCTCTTCCACAGCAGTCATGTTGTAGGCGCACACTGCTGACAATCCCACATTACCcctgagggaggaggaggaggatcacAGGAATcgcaacagaagaagaaaaacaagaggtAAATGGGTGAGggttaaaagaagaaaacagaatttCAAAGTGCATTTACAGGATTACGGGATCAAGATTATCAAATCACTGACCACTGGGAGGTGAAGACGCCATAGATAACCGTGTCTCTCCAGTCTGCCCCCTTCAGGATGAAGACATCATGCACTACGTTGAAAACAAAGTTGAGTTCAGGCATGGAGCACACCAGCTTCGCTTTCAGGAAAGACGTCCATTTTTTCTGCAGTGTCCGCTGACCTCCGAGGTCACCCTGTGGTGGGAGATGGAAGAAAGCTTTATCAGCACATTAGGCCGTgttgagagaggaaagaggttaaagaaaaaacaaagataatgtTTTTGATGATACAACAGCAGTAAAGTCTAATGATTGTACTGTGATAGCACTACGATATGAGATCAGGTTAGATACAGAAAAGATAAATGGAAGAAGGGATAAAGAGAGACATGTACACACTGACAACTGGAAGATCGGGGCTAAAGAGGGATGCTGCTGGTATGTGCAGATGGTACATGACGTATGCTGACCTTACAGACGCGCGCCACCCTGGGAATGAGAAGCTTGCCAAAGAATTCATACTCCACGGACACCTCGGTGAAGAAGTAGTAGATTTTGTCGTCCTCACcatctgctctgtttttccCTTCCCTGATCACGTCggcaaaaacaaaactgggCTCTGCAAGGAAAGCATAGTAAGCAAATAAACCTCTTGTATTCCTGCTTCGGTTCTACATAATTTATCAGAAATCTTTAGGAACTTATTCTCAACCCTAAAAAGCAGACACAAAACCTTTCATCATCCTTTGtgattaatgatttttttcctgtCCTGACGACCCCAACAATCTTTCAATTGATTTAAGAAATCTATATTTGTCCCGTATTGTCCCAACTCACCATTGAGCCACGATGTGGAGTACTCTGTCCTCAGCAGAGACTGGGATGGGGAGTATCTGGAAATAATCGGTTCACTGCCTAAGAAGTTATAAGCTGTCCCTGAGTACAGCTCTCCATCTGatagaaaagcaaacaaaaaaaaaggcaatttattatCCAGCGAGACCATTttccctcccaaaaaaaaaaaaaaagagattattgAGGATTATTATGCCTTTTACTGCAGCAGAGCTGGCAACCAAAAGTGCTCTTTGTGAAATTAGATAAAATGGGCCATAACTCACCAACCATGACAGTAGTAAAGCTTTGTGAGGGGTCAAAGGAGCACTTTCCTCTGCCATCTTCAGGTTGACCCTTCAGCGAAAAGTCAGCGAGATTCTGTGAGGAGTTCAAGATTAAATTTCAGCTCAAAGGCCGCTGTGTTGATTGGTGAGCTCAaacacatgtttatttgtgcagtGTGCTGTTCAGCGTTAAGGAAGCAGACCGAGCAATAACCTACCAAGTAATCACATTGAGGTTGAAAGGCGTGTGTTCCGCAGACATACAGACGCTCTTCGTCTACGACTTGGAGCACTCGAATGTAGTTCAGACAATCCCTCTGGAGAGCAACATTCGATAAACAACTTGAAATACGCTGCAGACTGTTCATACATGGCAGTTGAAAGAGTGGCTGATAAAACCACATTAACATAGCAATGATGAAACAAACCTCTTTTGATTTTCCTTTGAGCGTGCACATCATCATGGGGAGTTCAGCAACTGTCCACTGAACCTTAAATTGTTGACAGGAAGATAAGAATTAAAACTTGTatgagcattttttttcctcccttagTCATAAATCTTCAATCGTATTTTGATACCTTGTTGTTTTTGACGGTCACATTCTTCTTGCTGAGCTCAAAGACGGCCTCCCTGGCTCCCACATACAGCACATCCCTCTTCTCACTCAGCAACAATGTGGAGTAGTTGAAGATCCCAGGCTCCGAAAACTCCATCAGATCTAAATCTGAACACAAAAGTGTTGGATCACATTACTTCAGCATCCAAAATGACCACACACTAAATATGCAGTTTTACTTattgcaaaatttaatttttaaagctgctataatcaatattttcatattaacaaagGATCAAATGACTAAATGTAATATGAAACAggttgcttgtagtgacaaaacCCACAGATAATTTCCCCCAAACTCTGCAGTTACTCTCAACTCTATggagtgttttagtgtttttcagcttgttttggttcagacaaagttagcgactatGTGGTGAACAAAGCGGAGCATTTAGTTGCTAAATAGAGACATATTTCCaccaggagttggtggagatgagatcagagctaaaaggaaagtaaatattcatcaagtggccaaaaacagagctccaaatgaatgcttttTTCTGGTTGTATAATTGAGCAATTGTTTGCCAAAAACTCCGCTGCCTCCAAGtagccaaaaaaaaaccaaacagaaaaaacCAAACAGTTAACATAGGTTAAACATGCACCTTGAAATCATCAATATCATGTTGTAAACAGGTAAATATCAACAAAAGGTGACAAAAGGCGAAACCTTCAAGCATAGATTCTGATATGTTTCAGTCCGATGTATTAATATGATGTGAGTTCATCTGTTGTTAtactgtgtgttgttgtgattgATGGCAAACCTAGTGGAGTGTTTGTATCCGGCTGGCATTAGTTGTGCCAGGTGCAAGTGGGTTCGGGTTGCAGGTGCCTGCACATAAACACCACAATGTTGAAAGCAAATACCCACACTGAGTGACTGAAGCTGTGACTGTATCGCAGTGAGTTGAGAAAGTCGACTTTGTTAAAGGGTGAGCTGTACTGGTTCTCACAGAGCGACTTGGTTACTTGGAGCTATTTATGTAAACAGCAGCATGTAAACAGAACTTCCCCATGATAGTAAAGTGTTCCAGTTTGAGAGCTTGTGGTGAGACTGGGGGACATTTAATGAGATACATTTAGTAAATAGGTGTTACTAAGAAATCTATTGTGAGCCTTGAGAGAGTTTCAAAAGAGAGCTTTGGTGTATGATACAGATCTGTATAACTTGAAGGTTCAACCTGTATAAAGCTTTCTATTTGTTTTACTACATAACTCATAATTTAATGCTAACTGGGATGTAAACTTCCACCACAGGAATCTGCAAAGTCAGTTTTCCATCCATTGCCAGTGGAGCAAATGAACTTTACATTAGGGCCTCCTGTTTCTTGTTTCTGAGATTGTGCAAGACCGTAAATACCAACTGAGATTAACAAGCACGACTTCCCAATTTGAGTGCATTTATACACTCGAAGTTTCAGTTTAAATCGGCATTGTGGTTTCTGAAGAACATTTGCCAGAAATGGTTTGCATTTCTTAGGAtggaatttactgtaaaacgGTCACAGAAgtataaagatattttaacaaaaaagcattaatatttaaaatattttattacttgATACAATCATAAATCAATTGATGagacatgaaaaaataacatAGCAATTAGAAATTACAAGTCAAAATTGACATCTTTAATTTGCTTAAGTTTATACTATTACTGTGATATTACTAGTATGGGGAAACTTATACAATTCACTATTATCAGTAAATTCTTGGTATTTCTACCTCATGAATGATTAGTTATCATACTGTAAACTATTAATTTCTCTGTTGATTGAGAAACACAGTTTGAGTAAATTACGTCATATGACTTAAACCTTACCTTGGTGTCTCCAGGACGTTCGAGGCACAGCGTGGGGTCCATGGGTGGAGACCTCGAGGAGCAGCCCCAGAAACACTCCCAGCACGCCGAATCCCATATTAGACTCTGATAACTTCGGAACTGTGAAGTTTCCTctgtaagacacacacaaaaaacaaaaagtaaagcCACACACACTGAAACCTGATGCACCAAAAAAGGGATTGCACAAGTATGTAGAAATGAACGAGTTTCTCACAGGCTGATTTTATCATGCGAGCACAAGCGCTAAAAGGGGACAGGACATCAAATCCACCTCCCTCATACTGAAAGCTGGCAGGGCTGATTCATCCTCTTTTGTATCGCTTAGAAGGTTAGTGTAGCATGTCACGTGCATTTGAATAAAATCAgtgaaaaaatatcttttggacagaaactgaacaataaaaaaaaaccatctCTCTTATAATAAAAGCACATATGAAATGCAGATATTTCTTATgtgaaaacatattaaaaaaaataaaacaggttcTGACCTCTGTATATTCTCTGTAATATTATACTGTTTTATCACATGAATTGtgaagtgtgattttttttttttattcctctgcttttttgtttttaaaccagCTGGGCTCTACAAAAGCCGCCTACAAATAAGGAACTAGTGCTACTCACGTCCTTACTCATTCACCTTCATGAATCCTCAGTCATATTGTTCTAAAACAACACGAAACAAGGGAAGTAAACTCTTGCCTGTGTTCAGAAACAACTCTGACATTTGCAATTTCCACTCCCCGTACTGTACTTTCACTCCAGCGCACAACAAAAGGCTACCTTGGTTTTCTTTTGGAACTTGGATCTAtttctgaaatgttaaataaccaaacaggaaaacagatGAATGTGGAGTTTCACTTGGGGActcggagagagagagagggggcagtgaggaggagagagatgggaggGGATGCAGTACATGTTGAGGTCCTGAACTAACATGACTGACAGTGGCAGAAAACCATCCGCTTATATTTGTAACAAGCagagaacatacacacacacatatacacagctGGTATGACACTCTGGCAACAGATGACCATTAGCAGTGCAGTTAATGTTAATGTGACCGCTGTATGACATTTCAGTTTGCTGTTGGTATGTGCGTTATGCAATAACACCTCAGGCTTAAGAAAATCCCCCTTTTATTAAAAACTTGTTATTCTGCACTTCACACCATTGTTGCGACACAGTAAAAGGCGTATCCGTTTGCCTCGGATGGTGAAGATGACAATGACTGTGATGATGACAGCATCCCTGATAGCTATCAGATGTGGGTGTCGTTTTCCATTCGCCGATTCGCAGAGCGTTCCTGATCTTTTTGCCTTTTAACGGCTCTCTCCTGGTTCGTTCATTTCAGGATGTGCCTGATAAGCACTCCATTAAGCTGCTCAGTGTTATTTCACACTCAAGAGCTAAACTTATCCAGATCCACCTCAGGAGATTGATGTcatattcaataaaatgttaagtttaaaacaagttgttttcCTGGGACACTCAGCCACTGCAGTTTCTGTACACTGGTAAATCAAATGTATTACTCCAAAATACCGAGATAACCAACTGTGCTGTGTTTACTAAAGAAAGTTATGGTTGCAAGTTTATAATGGTTTACTACCAATCATGACTTGCAATAAAATGGTTTTATCTTGAAATGCTGTGTATCTATTTTGGGAGTATAAACCCTCTTTGAATATGTCTCAAATACAGATGATTCAGTTACTTTGATAacatttttgtgtcatttcGTTTGACTCATTTTTATCTAAAATACTTAATATCTCCTGGTTGAACAAACCGTGTTTCAAGTCACCTATTTTAGGTCAGTTGAAAAGCCGGGGGAAGCTTTAAAGcttaagtaaaatattaaaataaatctctaaaTCTGTTCTCAATCCGGCTTGTAATAAATGCAATGTTTGCCAAATTTACTGTGACGCAGGGTAGATGTAAAATAATCTTCAGGTCAATTTTCATGACTGATCAAATTCACTGTGACATGAACGGAAGGCTGATTATCTTCTTTTACTAAATATTATTAACACTGAAATGGTATTAAGTCAGAAAGTGATTAACTGATATAATTCGGTTATAAGGCTGAAGTGCTTCCTGTCTCTTGATCCAATCAGGTGAGAGGGAGGGTGTATCTTTGTGGTTTCTCACTGATATAGTTGGCTTTGACAATATTAGAGACGACTCTAGATTGATAATGTGTGCCGCCTGCATGTGTGCGTACAAATATGCGCGTTGCATTCATTGAACGGCTGATGTTGTTGTAGTAAGCACAAAGTGGGTGGATCTGGCCTCTCAGGTGGCTGTGTGTACTTCTCTCCTCCTGTGAGAGTAAAGG from Thunnus albacares chromosome 18, fThuAlb1.1, whole genome shotgun sequence encodes:
- the sema4d gene encoding semaphorin-4D isoform X1 — its product is MNQYSLADAMTDKGNFTVPKLSESNMGFGVLGVFLGLLLEVSTHGPHAVPRTSWRHQDLDLMEFSEPGIFNYSTLLLSEKRDVLYVGAREAVFELSKKNVTVKNNKVQWTVAELPMMMCTLKGKSKERDCLNYIRVLQVVDEERLYVCGTHAFQPQCDYLNLADFSLKGQPEDGRGKCSFDPSQSFTTVMVDGELYSGTAYNFLGSEPIISRYSPSQSLLRTEYSTSWLNEPSFVFADVIREGKNRADGEDDKIYYFFTEVSVEYEFFGKLLIPRVARVCKGDLGGQRTLQKKWTSFLKAKLVCSMPELNFVFNVVHDVFILKGADWRDTVIYGVFTSQWGNVGLSAVCAYNMTAVEEVFSKGKYMQKATVEQSHTKWVRYNGITPSPRPGACINNPMRQQNISSSLHLPDKTLQFVKDHPLLEDPVLPIGNGPRLITKDVNYTQIVVERVRALDNNIYDVIFTGTDKGVLHKSVVFGGEVHMVEEIQLLKNSESIKNLLLSSETRSLYAGSDSSVVQSPTASCGRYLSCDDCVLARDPYCAWDPHTAACVSIFDAPSERLRELIQSLNGDADKCPSVSGVSVKDYHHVKVKRGSSAELPCMVHSNHAQVMWKSNGSALTEASRFHLIGENGLLIYSVAPEDQGHYECWSVEWAPAVGKNFSRLLAGYVLTLDRPPRPPHQAGHVTTTLVSQEPSSSHAAEGNGKTDRAPLTSALAPPSFTATVLFTTPPQTDASLTPPPSSTIKFQPKQHPSSSLPENRDPSAEYLQHNNSTALLFLFLLFFLLFLAALAYNCYMQYLPAPCLRMRAALLGSHKSAHQPEYRACEAGLMEASATDKINMTEQPTQNGSQTTQNLRALRDTGYETEPECGNGRIPSHSYGNDSPSQEKPFDVDCDSQPIQFADADEAY
- the sema4d gene encoding semaphorin-4D isoform X3; the encoded protein is MNQYSLADAMTDKGNFTVPKLSESNMGFGVLGVFLGLLLEVSTHGPHAVPRTSWRHQDLDLMEFSEPGIFNYSTLLLSEKRDVLYVGAREAVFELSKKNVTVKNNKVQWTVAELPMMMCTLKGKSKERDCLNYIRVLQVVDEERLYVCGTHAFQPQCDYLNLADFSLKGQPEDGRGKCSFDPSQSFTTVMVDGELYSGTAYNFLGSEPIISRYSPSQSLLRTEYSTSWLNEPSFVFADVIREGKNRADGEDDKIYYFFTEVSVEYEFFGKLLIPRVARVCKGDLGGQRTLQKKWTSFLKAKLVCSMPELNFVFNVVHDVFILKGADWRDTVIYGVFTSQWGNVGLSAVCAYNMTAVEEVFSKGKYMQKATVEQSHTKWVRYNGITPSPRPGACINNPMRQQNISSSLHLPDKTLQFVKDHPLLEDPVLPIGNGPRLITKDVNYTQIVVERVRALDNNIYDVIFTGTDKGVLHKSVVFGGEVHMVEEIQLLKNSESIKNLLLSSETRSLYAGSDSSVVQSPTASCGRYLSCDDCVLARDPYCAWDPHTAACVSIFDAPSERLRELIQSLNGDADKCPSVSGVSVKDYHHVKVKRGSSAELPCMVHSNHAQVMWKSNGSALTEASRFHLIGENGLLIYSVAPEDQGHYECWSVEWAPAVGKNFSRLLAGYVLTLDRPPRPPHQAGHVTTTLVSQEPSSSHAAEASSPVGTSSSLSFSGSSTPSAFPSHSSSSSSSSSSSSSTTSSSTKPHNVEAREAEVRLLPPLLKDQAWGIHAQEAFLLFCLALGPSDVHIHWLINGHSLDTPIMEYRRPLGQSEVLVSSWLREGPLIKDARYHCVAEASTGNDMSEIDLHLSIGDEESIPSRDLNQWRGALTEHEQLLKRWEKAWESCDGHRTL
- the sema4d gene encoding semaphorin-4D isoform X4; amino-acid sequence: MGFGVLGVFLGLLLEVSTHGPHAVPRTSWRHQDLDLMEFSEPGIFNYSTLLLSEKRDVLYVGAREAVFELSKKNVTVKNNKVQWTVAELPMMMCTLKGKSKERDCLNYIRVLQVVDEERLYVCGTHAFQPQCDYLNLADFSLKGQPEDGRGKCSFDPSQSFTTVMVDGELYSGTAYNFLGSEPIISRYSPSQSLLRTEYSTSWLNEPSFVFADVIREGKNRADGEDDKIYYFFTEVSVEYEFFGKLLIPRVARVCKGDLGGQRTLQKKWTSFLKAKLVCSMPELNFVFNVVHDVFILKGADWRDTVIYGVFTSQWGNVGLSAVCAYNMTAVEEVFSKGKYMQKATVEQSHTKWVRYNGITPSPRPGACINNPMRQQNISSSLHLPDKTLQFVKDHPLLEDPVLPIGNGPRLITKDVNYTQIVVERVRALDNNIYDVIFTGTDKGVLHKSVVFGGEVHMVEEIQLLKNSESIKNLLLSSETRSLYAGSDSSVVQSPTASCGRYLSCDDCVLARDPYCAWDPHTAACVSIFDAPSERLRELIQSLNGDADKCPSVSGVSVKDYHHVKVKRGSSAELPCMVHSNHAQVMWKSNGSALTEASRFHLIGENGLLIYSVAPEDQGHYECWSVEWAPAVGKNFSRLLAGYVLTLDRPPRPPHQAGHVTTTLVSQEPSSSHAAEGNGKTDRAPLTSALAPPSFTATVLFTTPPQTDASLTPPPSSTIKFQPKQHPSSSLPENRDPSAEYLQHNNSTALLFLFLLFFLLFLAALAYNCYMQYLPAPCLRMRAALLGSHKSAHQPEYRACEAGLMEASATDKINMTEQPTQNGSQTTQNLRALRDTGYETEPECGNGRIPSHSYGNDSPSQEKPFDVDCDSQPIQFADADEAY
- the sema4d gene encoding semaphorin-4D isoform X2 is translated as MNQYSLADAMTDKGNFTVPKLSESNMGFGVLGVFLGLLLEVSTHGPHAVPRTSWRHQDLDLMEFSEPGIFNYSTLLLSEKRDVLYVGAREAVFELSKKNVTVKNNKVQWTVAELPMMMCTLKGKSKERDCLNYIRVLQVVDEERLYVCGTHAFQPQCDYLNLADFSLKGQPEDGRGKCSFDPSQSFTTVMVDGELYSGTAYNFLGSEPIISRYSPSQSLLRTEYSTSWLNEPSFVFADVIREGKNRADGEDDKIYYFFTEVSVEYEFFGKLLIPRVARVCKGDLGGQRTLQKKWTSFLKAKLVCSMPELNFVFNVVHDVFILKGADWRDTVIYGVFTSQWGNVGLSAVCAYNMTAVEEVFSKGKYMQKATVEQSHTKWVRYNGITPSPRPGACINNPMRQQNISSSLHLPDKTLQFVKDHPLLEDPVLPIGNGPRLITKDVNYTQIVVERVRALDNNIYDVIFTGTDKGVLHKSVVFGGEVHMVEEIQLLKNSESIKNLLLSSETRSLYAGSDSSVVQSPTASCGRYLSCDDCVLARDPYCAWDPHTAACVSIFDAPSERLRELIQSLNGDADKCPSVSGVSVKDYHHVKVKRGSSAELPCMVHSNHAQVMWKSNGSALTEASRFHLIGENGLLIYSVAPEDQGHYECWSVEWAPAVGKNFSRLLAGYVLTLDRPPRPPHQAGHVTTTLVSQEPSSSHAAEGNASSPVGTSSSLSFSGSSTPSAFPSHSSSSSSSSSSSSSTTSSSTKPHNVEAREAEVRLLPPLLKDQAWGIHAQEAFLLFCLALGPSDVHIHWLINGHSLDTPIMEYRRPLGQSEVLVSSWLREGPLIKDARYHCVAEASTGNDMSEIDLHLSIGDEESIPSRDLNQWRGALTEHEQLLKRWEKAWESCDGHRTL